Part of the Candidatus Angelobacter sp. genome, GGGTAGGCTTGCTTGCCAGCCGCGTTCTGCGCCATGGTTTCGATCACCGCGTATTCGAGGCCTTCGGCGCGGAAATATTCCAGCGCCCTCTCAATGAGCTGCCGGCCCAGACCTTGATTCCGAAACTCGGCGGCGACCGCCAGATTCGGAATCCGCCCTTTGCCGGCCTCGCGATCAATCCGGGTGGTGATGTATCCAACCACGCGACCTCCGTCCTCCGCCACGAAGATGCCCGCCGGATTGGCCTGCGCGTCTTCGTCAATGTGGCGCGCCTTCCGCCAGCGCCAGTCGTGTCCGTGCAAAACGCCAAGAACTTCCTCGACGTTTTG contains:
- a CDS encoding GNAT family N-acetyltransferase — translated: MKPVSIRCYRPDDLDEIKRLTVVAFADVTLEQNVEEVLGVLHGHDWRWRKARHIDEDAQANPAGIFVAEDGGRVVGYITTRIDREAGKGRIPNLAVAAEFRNQGLGRQLIERALEYFRAEGLEYAVIETMAQNAAGKQAYPSCGFVEVARQIHFARKL